The Chitinophaga sp. H8 genome contains a region encoding:
- a CDS encoding FecR family protein: MPMHDIKKLLEKYVAGTCTPAERSLIEQWYQQESDRSKVDTTKISFDRLEADIWQQVQLTVAPPAKGLTMTRGRLLKIAASFLLLLGAATMLWLVWPAKEAWQEVIAAKGKPLQFMLEDGTRVWLNAGSQLRYPAHFKGASRQIELITGEICLDVKQDPEHPFFIKSGHVNTRVLGTIFNVRAYSQLAYLQVTVQQGKVAVQCDNKLPQLAGQEVIVLPGEQVTVHTQSQEISKTTVDATAVNGWTTGQLLFNNERLDMISLMLENKFNVTIAFADPALQAYRITAGIEATDTLEDVLTALCLANKLNYSTQNHKITFSKQIH; the protein is encoded by the coding sequence ATGCCCATGCATGACATCAAAAAATTATTGGAAAAATACGTTGCCGGCACCTGTACCCCGGCAGAACGGTCATTGATTGAACAATGGTATCAGCAGGAAAGCGACCGCAGTAAGGTGGATACCACAAAAATCAGTTTTGACCGGCTGGAAGCCGATATATGGCAACAGGTGCAGCTAACCGTGGCGCCGCCCGCGAAAGGGCTGACAATGACCCGCGGCAGACTGCTGAAGATCGCGGCCTCCTTCCTGCTCCTCCTGGGTGCTGCTACCATGCTATGGCTGGTGTGGCCTGCAAAAGAAGCATGGCAGGAAGTGATTGCAGCTAAAGGGAAACCGCTGCAATTCATGCTGGAAGATGGTACCCGTGTATGGTTGAATGCAGGCAGCCAGCTCCGCTATCCTGCGCATTTTAAGGGTGCTTCCCGGCAAATAGAACTCATTACGGGGGAAATATGCCTGGATGTAAAACAGGACCCTGAGCATCCGTTTTTCATCAAATCAGGTCATGTCAATACACGGGTACTGGGCACCATTTTTAATGTACGGGCCTACTCACAGCTGGCTTATTTACAGGTAACCGTACAGCAGGGAAAGGTGGCGGTGCAATGCGATAATAAGTTGCCTCAGCTTGCCGGACAGGAAGTCATTGTACTTCCCGGCGAACAGGTAACGGTACATACCCAATCGCAGGAAATCAGTAAAACCACGGTAGACGCAACGGCTGTCAACGGATGGACTACAGGCCAGCTACTTTTTAACAATGAACGGCTGGATATGATATCCCTCATGCTGGAGAATAAGTTTAATGTAACTATTGCATTTGCCGACCCTGCCCTGCAGGCCTATCGTATTACTGCCGGTATAGAGGCTACAGATACCCTGGAAGATGTGCTGACCGCTTTATGCCTCGCCAATAAGTTAAACTATTCCACACAAAATCATAAAATCACTTTCAGTAAACAAATACACTAA
- a CDS encoding RNA polymerase sigma factor codes for MHQFTYASQLNELNDEHLLELFQQGNTHAFEELYKRFWGVLYLQAYRILEQEQDAQDVVQEVFTTLWTKAAGISLSGSLAAYLYVATRNRVLNLLASKRTYQGHLSSLKQFISGTENTSLQYITEKEITARIEREIHALPVKMREVFELSRKTALTHKEIAHKLQLSQETVKKQISNAIRTLRHKMAHFSFFL; via the coding sequence ATGCACCAATTCACATATGCCAGCCAGTTAAATGAATTAAATGATGAACACCTGTTGGAGCTATTCCAGCAGGGTAATACCCACGCATTTGAGGAATTGTACAAAAGATTCTGGGGCGTATTATATCTTCAGGCATACCGTATACTGGAGCAGGAACAGGATGCACAGGACGTTGTTCAGGAAGTATTTACCACGCTGTGGACCAAAGCTGCAGGCATATCGCTTTCCGGCTCACTGGCCGCTTACCTGTATGTGGCTACGCGCAACAGGGTATTAAACCTGCTCGCCTCCAAACGTACTTACCAGGGGCATCTTTCTTCTTTAAAGCAGTTTATCTCAGGTACAGAGAATACTTCACTGCAATACATCACCGAAAAAGAAATTACCGCACGCATAGAACGCGAGATCCATGCACTGCCTGTTAAAATGAGGGAAGTATTTGAATTAAGCCGCAAAACCGCCCTTACCCACAAGGAAATAGCCCACAAACTGCAGCTGTCGCAGGAAACAGTAAAGAAACAAATCAGCAACGCGATCCGCACACTACGCCATAAAATGGCGCATTTCTCCTTTTTCCTGTAA